The genomic DNA TGGGCGCGGCGAGTACGACCTTCGCCTTCCTGGCCCGCGCCAGCTCCACGATCGACCGCACGGTGAAGGACTTGCCGCAGCCGGGCCCGCCGGTGAGCACGGCGACCTTCTCGCTGAGCGCGAGCTTGACGGCCTCCTCCTGCTCGGGCGCGAGATCGGCACCCGTGCGCCGCTTCAGCCACCCGAGCGCCTTGTCCCAGGCCACGTCCTGGAAGGCGGGCATCCGGTCGTCGTCGGTGCGGAGGAGGCGCCGCAACTGCCCCGCCAGGGCCAGCTCGGCGCGGTGGAAGGGGACGAGGTAGACGGCGGTGATCGGCTCACCCCCCTCCGGGTGCGGCACCTTCTCCCGCACGACCCCTGGGTCCTCGTCCGGCCCCTCCGGCTCGGCGGCCAGCTCCCCCAGGCACTCGATGACGAGCCCGGTGTCCACCTGGAGCAGCTTCACCGCGTCGGCGATCAGCTTCTCCTCGGGGAGGTAGCAGTGCCCCTGGTCGGTGGCCTGCGACAGCGCGTACTGCAGCCCGGCCTTCACCCGCTCCGGGCTGTCGTGCGGGATCCCGACGGACTGGGCGATCCTGTCGGCGGTGAGGAAGCCGATGCCCCACACGTCGGCGGCGAGCCGGTAGGGCTGGTTCTTCACGACGGAGATCGACGCGTCCCCGTACTTCTTGTAGATCCGCACCGCGATGGAGGTGGACACCTCGACCGTCTGGAGGAAGAGCATGACCTCCTTGATCGCCTTCTGCTCCTCCCAGGCGTCGGCGATCTTCTTGGTCCGCTTGGGCCCGAGACCGGGCACCTCGATGAGCCGCTTGGGCTCCTCCTCGATGATGGTGAGCGTGTCCAGCCCGAAGTGCTGGGTGATCCGGTCGGCGAAGACCGGCCCGATCCCCTTGACCAGCCCGGACCCCAGATAACGCCGGATGCCCTGCACGGTGGCGGGCAGCAGCGTCGTGTAGTTCTCCACGTGGAACTGCTTGCCGTACTGGGGGTGCGACCCCCAGCGCCCCTCCATCCGCAGCGACTCCCCCACCTGCGCGCCGAGCAGCGCGCCGACGACGGTCAGCAGATCGCCGGCGCCTCTGCCGGTGTCGACGCGGGCGACGGTGTAGCCGTTCTCCTCGTTGGCGTACGTGACACGCTCCAGGACGCCTTCGAGGGTGGCGAGCCGCCTCTCACCGGGGGCCGCGGGGGGCTGGTTGGGCATGATCCGACGGTACCGGTGGGGACTGACAGGGCGGCCGGAGAGTCTCCATCTCAGTACTCTGGGCTCATGGACTACGCCAAGATGCGCGCCATCGCCGCAGAGCTCGGGGCCTACTCGGAGCAGCTCGAGGGGTCGTGGAGCGTCGAGATCGGGCCCTCCGGTCCGATACTGGCGATGATGTGCCCGTCGAAACGACACGAGGGCACGGTCCGCCGCATCTGCAAGCAGTTGGACGCGCAACTGCCCGGCACCCACCCCGGCTACATCTGCGCGAACGGCCCCGAGATCGAGCACCCCGCCATCGGCCGCATGCGCCGCCCGGACGCCGTCGTGATCCCCGAAGCCACCCTCGACGAAGAGGGCCTGGCCGTCGACGCGACGCAGGTGCTGGCTGCCGTCGAGATCGTCTCGCCGTCCAACCCGAGTAACGACTACGACGAGAAGTTGGCCGACTATCCGGCCATGGGCATCCCGCACTACATGATCGTCGACCCGCGCACCGGCACGATCGAGGTGCACTCCGAGCCGTGCAAGGGCCGCTACAGCAGCAAGGAGCCGTACATCTTCGGCGACGCGGTGCCGTTCGGTCCGTGGACGGTGGAGACGTCGGCGTTCCGCCGGTACGGCAGGGACGGCTAGCGCCAGTCTCCCATCGTCCGACGGAGGGAACATTGGGGCTGACTTACGGCTACGACGTCTATCTGCGCCCGCGGAACGTCGCCGGAGCGCTGGCCGCCGTGGCCGGGCTGGCACCCCCGTCCCGGGACGTGCCCCCGCTCGACGTCACGCTCCCCGGGGGCGAGCAGATCGTCCTGCCGTTCACGTCCGGCTTCGGCAGCGAGCCGGTCGACTGCTCCGCACGCGACACGCTGGACCTGGACACGTCCCTCATGTTCCCGGTCGACGACGCGGTGCGGGCGTACGGGGAGTCGTACGGTCTGCCGCCGGAGGAGAACGGACGGGTCCGGATCGGGTACGTCTACCTGACGGTCCGGTTCCGGTCGTTCCTGGATCCCGGGTACGCGGCCCTGGAGTTCTGGGCGCCGACCTCCGGCATCAGCCGCCTGTTCGAGCGGTCGGCGAGCATCAGGAAGACGTTCACCGACCTCGCCGCCGCCGTCGGTGGCGTGTGCTGCCAGTTCGACCGGGGCGACGGCGGCCCCGGGGAGGTGTGCTGGGTCAGCGGGGAGGCGGGTTTCCCTCCGGCTCCGTCATCGCTGTGAGGAAGTGGGTGAAGGCGGCGCGGGGGAAGGTGAGGGTGGCTCGGGCGGGGGCCTTGGTGTCGCGGACGGCGACGCGGGTGGTCGAGGTGGCTATCTCCACGCATTCGTTGCCGTCGTCGGGACCCGAGTACGACGACTTCCGCCAGTTGTCCATGCGCCTCACAGCTCCTTCGACAGCCGGTTGATGAGGTCACGCGAGCGTTCGGGGTCGAGCGATACTGCTTCCACTTTACGGAAGCGCGTTCGAAAGGCTCCGAGCTGGGCTTCAGAGTCGATGAAGGCCGAGCCATGCGGTACGTCACGCACCACGGTGTCCAACTTGGGTACCGTGCCGCCCACATACGTCATGGTGCTGGCAGCTCTGGCAAAGCCGTCCAGGTCGAAGGGGATGACACGCACCGTGACCTTGTCGGCTTCCGAGCACTCCAGGAGCTTGGCCAGTTGGGCCCGGGAGGCGTCACGGTCGCCGACCCTGATACGGAGAGCAGCCTCGTGAATCACCAACTCGTACGGAACGGTGATCTGCTGAGACGCCATGCGATGCCGGACTCGCAAGTCGAGTTCGTCGCGGGTGAGTTCGGGAACCCGTCCGGAGAAGACCGCTCGGGCGTACTCCTCCGTCTGCAACAACCCTGGCACGTACAGAACCGCCACGTCACGCCGGAACAAGGCGTGATGGTTGAGTTCGGACAGGTCCAGGAACGACGTGGGGAGCAGGCCTCGGTACTCCTCCCACCAGCCGCGCGTCCGGTCGGTTGCCATCTCCACGAGGGCGTTGACGAACTCTTCGTCTGCACAGACGTAATGAGACGCCAGGCGCCGGAGCCGCTGCTCACTCACCCCTGACAACCCGGACTCGATCTGGCTGATCTGCACGTTACTCACACCGAGCATGGCCGCAGCCTGCCGAGCGGTGAGACCGGCCGCCTCACGCAGTCTGCGCAGTTCCACCGCGAGGCGCAGTTGCCGCGCCGTTGGTTCACGCCTCGTGGGCAATGGCCGCTCCTCACCTCAACGCGTCTGCCGACACGACTCGTTCGGGGTGAAGATTACGCGACCGGCTTGCTCCGCCGAAACTTTCAGGTCTACCGTCAGTGACGCGACGCACACCGTGCGACACCGGGTCACCGGAAGCGCACCGCCCCGTCCTGCCATGACGGCTGGGGCATAGACACCGGACCCGCCTCTCACCCCACCGCCCTCAAAGCGAGGAGTCCCGCATGCCGGAAAACGAAACCTGGGAGTACTCCCTCTACATCCCCAACGACCTGCGCGCCGTCACCATCAGCCGCCGCACCCTCCGTCTGGTCCTCACCATGCACGGCCTGATCCGCCTCGTCGACGTCGCCGAACTGCTGGCAACGGAGCTGGTCTCCAACGCCGTACGGCACACCAAGGGCCCCGCCGCCCTCCGCATCCGCTGGTCGCCGCCGGGCACCCTGCGGATCGGGGCGTGGGACGCGGACCCCGAACCGCCGGAACCACCGCACGCGTTCGGGAGGACGGAGGAGCTGGAGGAAGGGCGCGGGCTGGCGCTCGTGCGGGCCTGTGCCGACGTGTGGGGGTGGCATCCGCTGGCCAGGCACGGCAACCGGGGGAAGTACGTGTGGTGCGAGCTGGCGGCGGCCTGAAAGCCCCGGCCCGGACGGGATATTCAGTTGCCCGGGCCGAGGATTCTTCCGGACGCTCGGCACATGACGGGAAGCGAACTCGATCGCCGGCTGGTCTCGGCGGTCCTGTCGGGTGACGCCGACGCGGTGCGGGACGTGCTGTACGAGGGCGCGGACCCGAACACTCCGGAGCCCGAAGGGGGACTGCCGGTCCTGTGCGCGGCCGTCGCGGCCTACGACGCCCCCGTCGCCGAAGCGCTGGTGGACGGCGAGGCCGATCCGGACCGGGAACTCCCGGACGGGAGTACGCCCTTGTGGCGGGCCCTGGACGGCGGATCCCCGGCCGTCTTCGAGTCGGTGCTCGGCACGGAGCCCCGGCTGCGGCTGCCGGAGCAGGAGCGTGCACGGCTCCTCGCCGGCGCCCGGAGCTGGTACGAGACGGGCCCGGTCGAAGGGCTGCGGCGCAGGACGGGGGAACGGGGACCCGCGGTGTCGGTGCGGGTCACGGACGGCGACTTCGACTGGGTCGATCAGTACACCCTCGGCGCTCTCGTCGTGCGGGCCGGGTACGGTGCCATCCTGACCGTGCTGGAGTGGTCGTTCCGCATCCCGACTCCGGTCGACGAGCTGATCGACCGTGCCGTCCGCATACCGGACGAAGAGCATGTGGACTGGTCGGCGGTGTGGCTCACGCTCGTGCGGCGCCACTGCGAGGAAGTCCTGTCGGCCACGCTGGCCCACCGCGACCATCCCGATCCGGCGCACCGCCGCTTCGTCGCGGACTACCTGCGTGCGCGCGGCGTCATCGCCTGCGACTCGCCGTCCGCGGAGCGGGAGAGCGGGATCCTCGCCGCATGGGCGACGCGGGAGACGGACGGTGCGGTGCTCGCGAAGGTGCTGGAGGCCTTCGCGGAGTACGAGCATCCCGGCATGGAGTCGACCGGGCTGCGCCACGCCGCGCATCCGGATCCCCGCGTGCGGCTTCGCGCGACCACCGTCCTCGACGCGTCGGAGGCCCGCTCGCCCGAGGCCCGCACGGCCCTCCTCACCCTCCTCGGCGACCCTGACGCCCGCGTACGGCTGGAGGCGTGCGGGGCGGGCCTGCGGGACGACGCGCTCCTCGCCCCCGCCGCCGAGGAGCTGGTCCGCCTGGCCGAGGGTCCGCACGAGGAGCTGCGGGGCGGGGTGGCGGAGGCGCTGGCCTCCTCCCGGGACCGTACGCCCGCCGTCGCCGACGCCCTGGCCGCGCTGCTGGCCGACGGCAACCAGCTCGTACGCCTGGAAGCCGCCTACGGCCTCGCCCTGCGCGACGATCCGCGCACCGGCGAGGCGATCGAGCGGGTCGGACCGCTCGGCGTCGGGTTCGAGCACGACCACCGGGTCAGCGCACTGTGGGACTGGGCCTGGGAGGGCGACCGGCCGTGGCGCCTGTCGACGAGTGCGGGGGACTCGTAGGCGGTGGACTTTGACATGCAGCCACCCAGCTGCCTAACATAATAGGCAGCTAATGGGCTGCATGTCAGAGGGGCGGAGATGGACGAGGTCTTCAAGGCGCTGGCCGACGGCAGCCGGCGACGGCTGCTGGACAGCCTGAACGCGCGCAACGGGCAGAGCCTGCGCGAGCTGTGCGCCGGGCTCGACATGGCGCGGCAGTCGGTCAGCAAGCACCTGGCGGTGCTGGAGGCGGCCCGCCTGGTCACCACCGTGCGGCGGGGCCGGGAGAAGCTGCACTACCTCAACGCCGAACCGATCAACGCCATCGCCGAACGCTGGATCAGCCGCTACGACCGCGAGCGGGTGCACGCACTCGCCGACCTCAAGCACGCGCTGGAGGACACCGCCATGGACAGCAACGCGTTCGTCTACACGACCTACATCAAGGCCACGCCGGAGAAGGTGTGGCAGGGGCTCACCGACCCGGCCTTCACGCGCCGCTACTGGGGGCTGGAGTTCGGTACCGACTGGGCGACCGGGTCGCCCGTGGTGTGGCGGGAGCGGGGGGCCGAGACCGCCCACCCCGAGCAGGTCGTCCTGGAGTCCGACCCGCCCCGTCGGCTGTCGTACACCTGGCACACCTTCACGCCGGAGTGGGCCGCGGCCAACGGGATCGACGACGAGACCCTCGCCGGGCTCTCCGCCGAGCGGCGCTCGAAGGTCGCCTTCGACATCGAGGACCTCGGCGGGGGCTCGGTGAAGCTGACCGTCGTCCACGACGGGTTCGAGCCCGGCAGCACCGTCCGCGAGATGATCCAGCACGGCTGGCCGGCCCTGCTGTCCAGCCTCAAGACGCTGCTGGAGACCGGAGAGACGCTCCCGGAACCCGCCCAGGACGCCGAACTGCCCGGGGGATGAGGAAGGTTCCGGTCAGCCGCGCACATGCAGCCCGAAACCGGTGCGGCCCGCAGGTTCCAGCCCCTCCTTCAGCTGCAGCGACGGGATCTCGTAGTCGCCGAAGTTCTGCGGGCGGAACGCGATCGGCCCGGTCGACTCCAGAGTGAGCAGGCGCTGTTCCCATGCCTTGGCGGCGTCGGCGTACTCCTCGTCCGTCATCCGGTCGGTGCCGTGCAGCACGAACGGCGGCAGTGGCTCGATGCCCGGGTAGTAGAGGATGCCGTGGTGGATCGGGAACAGCAGGTCGTCGATGGGTCCGTTGATCCCGCGTGCGGCGTAGTGCGACTCCGGGCCGCCGACGGTCACCGACAGCAGGGCCTGGCCGCGGGCAAGTATCCCGAGGATCGCCGGCTGGCCTCGCTCGTCGGCGAGCTGGCGATGGGCAGCGAGCGCTTCCGCCGCCTCTGGGCCCGCGCGGACGTGCGCGCCCGCACCCACGGGCGCAAGGCGTACCGGCACCCGCTGGTCGGACTGCTGGAGCTGCACCAGGAGAACTTCGCCCTGCCCGACGCTTCGGGCATGGAGCTGCTGGTGCTGTCGGCCGCTCCCGGCAGTCCCACCGAGGACGGGCTGCGCCTGCTGGCGGGTCTGGGCACGGACAGCGCCGCGGCGCATCCCCCGGCGGACGTCCGGGTTCGCGGCTGACTCAGCGGCGCAGCGTGGTCTCACCGCGCATACGGGACAGCTTCTCGGGGTTGCGCACCGCGTACAGCCCGCTGATGCGGCCGTCGTCGAAGCGCACCGCCACCACGGTGTCGAGTTCGCCGTCGAGCCGGACGACCAGGGCGGGATGCCCGTTGACCTGGGCCGGGTCCATCGTCATCACGACGGGCAGCCTGCTCAGGCCGCCGAGCATGAGGCGGGCCACCTTGCCGGCGCCGACGACGGGCCGCAGGACCGCCTGTTTGATGCCGCCGCCGTCGCCGAGCAGGACGACGTCCGGGGAGAGGACGTCGAGCAGGCCCTGGAGGTCGCCCGTCTCGACCGCCCGCCGGAAGGCCGAGAGCGCTTCCTGGGATTCGGTCGCCGACACCGCGCCGCGCGGGCGGCGGGCCGCGACGTGCGCGCGGGCCCGGTGCGCGATCTGGCGCACGGCGGCCGGGCTCTTCTCCACCGCCTCGGCGATCTCGTCGTAGCCGAGGTCGAACACCTCGCGCAGCACGAACACCGCCCGCTCGGTCGGCGTCAGCGTCTCCATGACCAGCATCATCGCCATCGAGACACTGTCGGCCAGTTCGACGTCCTCGGCCACGTCGGGCGTGGTGAGCAGCGGCTCGGGCAGCCAGGAACCGACGTAGGACTCCTTGCGGCGGCCGAGCGTACGCAGCCGGTTCAGGGCCTGACGGGTGGTGATGCGGACCAGGTACGCGCGGCGGTCGCGCACCGTGTCCAGGTCCACTCCCGCCCACTTCAGCCAGGTCTCCTGGAGGACGTCCTCGGCGTCGGCTGCCGAGCCGAGCATCTCGTACGCGACGGTGAAGAGCAGGTTGCGGTGGGCGACGAAGGCCTCGGTGGCCGCGTCCGCGGCTGCGCCCTCGCCGGTCGCGCCATCCTGTTCGCGGCCGCTGTTCTCGCTGGTCACCAGCTTCTCCCGTTCGTTCGGTTCCGGCGGCGTCTCGTGCACGGGACACCGGCCGCCGGGGATCCGTGACATCCGTCGGTGGTGTCCTGGGTCACGTCCGCGCCCTGTCACAGGGTGCGGGGCGGCGGCGTCTTGTGTTCGTCACCGAGACACCGAGAGCTAGGACGAGATCATGGACACCCGATTCAA from Streptomyces sp. CB09001 includes the following:
- a CDS encoding DUF397 domain-containing protein — encoded protein: MDNWRKSSYSGPDDGNECVEIATSTTRVAVRDTKAPARATLTFPRAAFTHFLTAMTEPEGNPPPR
- a CDS encoding ATP-dependent RecD-like DNA helicase — encoded protein: MPNQPPAAPGERRLATLEGVLERVTYANEENGYTVARVDTGRGAGDLLTVVGALLGAQVGESLRMEGRWGSHPQYGKQFHVENYTTLLPATVQGIRRYLGSGLVKGIGPVFADRITQHFGLDTLTIIEEEPKRLIEVPGLGPKRTKKIADAWEEQKAIKEVMLFLQTVEVSTSIAVRIYKKYGDASISVVKNQPYRLAADVWGIGFLTADRIAQSVGIPHDSPERVKAGLQYALSQATDQGHCYLPEEKLIADAVKLLQVDTGLVIECLGELAAEPEGPDEDPGVVREKVPHPEGGEPITAVYLVPFHRAELALAGQLRRLLRTDDDRMPAFQDVAWDKALGWLKRRTGADLAPEQEEAVKLALSEKVAVLTGGPGCGKSFTVRSIVELARARKAKVVLAAPTGRAAKRLAELTGAEASTVHRLLELKPGGDAAYDRERPLDADLVVVDEASMLDLLLANKLAKAVPPGAHLLLVGDVDQLPSVGAGEVLRDLLAPGSPVPAVRLTRVFRQAQQSGVVTNAHRINGGQHPLTDGMKDFFLFVEDDTEEAGRLTVDVAARRIPAKFGLDPRRDVQVLAPMHRGPAGAGTLNGLLQQAVTPGRPDVPEKRFGGRVFRVGDKVTQIRNNYEKGENGVFNGTVGVVTSLDPVDQRLTVLTDEDEEVPYDFDELDELAHAYAVTIHRSQGSEYPAVVIPVTTGAWMMLQRNLLYTAVTRAKRLVVLVGSRKAIGQAVRTVSAGRRCTALDFRLAGPRT
- a CDS encoding metalloregulator ArsR/SmtB family transcription factor, with amino-acid sequence MDEVFKALADGSRRRLLDSLNARNGQSLRELCAGLDMARQSVSKHLAVLEAARLVTTVRRGREKLHYLNAEPINAIAERWISRYDRERVHALADLKHALEDTAMDSNAFVYTTYIKATPEKVWQGLTDPAFTRRYWGLEFGTDWATGSPVVWRERGAETAHPEQVVLESDPPRRLSYTWHTFTPEWAAANGIDDETLAGLSAERRSKVAFDIEDLGGGSVKLTVVHDGFEPGSTVREMIQHGWPALLSSLKTLLETGETLPEPAQDAELPGG
- a CDS encoding Uma2 family endonuclease; amino-acid sequence: MDYAKMRAIAAELGAYSEQLEGSWSVEIGPSGPILAMMCPSKRHEGTVRRICKQLDAQLPGTHPGYICANGPEIEHPAIGRMRRPDAVVIPEATLDEEGLAVDATQVLAAVEIVSPSNPSNDYDEKLADYPAMGIPHYMIVDPRTGTIEVHSEPCKGRYSSKEPYIFGDAVPFGPWTVETSAFRRYGRDG
- a CDS encoding helix-turn-helix transcriptional regulator codes for the protein MPTRREPTARQLRLAVELRRLREAAGLTARQAAAMLGVSNVQISQIESGLSGVSEQRLRRLASHYVCADEEFVNALVEMATDRTRGWWEEYRGLLPTSFLDLSELNHHALFRRDVAVLYVPGLLQTEEYARAVFSGRVPELTRDELDLRVRHRMASQQITVPYELVIHEAALRIRVGDRDASRAQLAKLLECSEADKVTVRVIPFDLDGFARAASTMTYVGGTVPKLDTVVRDVPHGSAFIDSEAQLGAFRTRFRKVEAVSLDPERSRDLINRLSKEL
- a CDS encoding RNA polymerase sigma-70 factor, whose amino-acid sequence is MHETPPEPNEREKLVTSENSGREQDGATGEGAAADAATEAFVAHRNLLFTVAYEMLGSAADAEDVLQETWLKWAGVDLDTVRDRRAYLVRITTRQALNRLRTLGRRKESYVGSWLPEPLLTTPDVAEDVELADSVSMAMMLVMETLTPTERAVFVLREVFDLGYDEIAEAVEKSPAAVRQIAHRARAHVAARRPRGAVSATESQEALSAFRRAVETGDLQGLLDVLSPDVVLLGDGGGIKQAVLRPVVGAGKVARLMLGGLSRLPVVMTMDPAQVNGHPALVVRLDGELDTVVAVRFDDGRISGLYAVRNPEKLSRMRGETTLRR
- a CDS encoding ATP-binding protein, which codes for MPENETWEYSLYIPNDLRAVTISRRTLRLVLTMHGLIRLVDVAELLATELVSNAVRHTKGPAALRIRWSPPGTLRIGAWDADPEPPEPPHAFGRTEELEEGRGLALVRACADVWGWHPLARHGNRGKYVWCELAAA